In Brevibacillus brevis NBRC 100599, a single genomic region encodes these proteins:
- a CDS encoding ArpU family phage packaging/lysis transcriptional regulator, with protein sequence MSAQVQEQLSFLQPVNETEVRKAVVKELKEYKTLRVALQNRQELREKGIGQLFPRLQPTETINELKANQIDRALQYSLDEIERRIVEEKYLSTSRVKDINVYLDLGLTKDQYYTKKKDAIRQIATALGMI encoded by the coding sequence ATGAGCGCACAGGTACAAGAACAACTGTCATTTCTGCAACCAGTGAATGAGACAGAAGTCAGAAAGGCCGTTGTGAAAGAACTGAAAGAGTATAAAACCCTCCGTGTTGCTCTACAGAATAGGCAGGAACTAAGAGAGAAGGGCATAGGTCAACTGTTCCCAAGGCTACAGCCAACAGAGACAATAAACGAGCTGAAGGCCAACCAGATTGATCGAGCATTGCAATACTCGCTAGACGAGATCGAGCGTCGGATTGTCGAAGAGAAGTATCTCAGCACTTCACGCGTAAAAGACATCAATGTATACCTTGATTTAGGGTTAACAAAAGACCAATACTACACAAAAAAGAAAGATGCAATCAGGCAAATTGCTACGGCACTCGGGATGATCTGA
- a CDS encoding ParB N-terminal domain-containing protein, with protein sequence MKIVPYASKGTNLLQGDNERGQKGTPLTVKDLTRIVSKINPASYNPRIDLQPGDIEYEKLKRSIQEFGYVEPLIWNEQIGNLVGGHQRFKILVEQGTTEIEVSIVSLDEIQEKALNIAA encoded by the coding sequence GTGAAGATCGTACCTTATGCCAGCAAGGGAACTAATCTCCTGCAAGGCGACAATGAGCGCGGACAAAAGGGGACGCCGCTTACCGTCAAAGACCTTACCCGCATTGTCTCTAAAATCAATCCAGCCTCTTATAATCCGCGAATAGATTTGCAGCCGGGCGACATCGAATACGAGAAGCTGAAACGATCCATTCAAGAGTTTGGATACGTCGAGCCACTAATTTGGAATGAGCAAATAGGTAATCTCGTCGGCGGACATCAGCGTTTTAAAATTCTTGTAGAACAAGGAACTACTGAAATAGAGGTTTCTATTGTGTCCTTGGATGAAATCCAAGAGAAGGCGCTCAATATCGCAGCCTAA
- a CDS encoding SpoVR family protein produces the protein MTNDERKELERSIDEITEIAKGFNLDFYPMRYEICPSDIIYTFGAYGMPTRFSHWSFGKSFYRMKLQYDLNLSKIYELVINSNPCYAFLLDGNSLIQNKLIVAHVLAHCDFFKNNVRFSNTNRDMVESMAASGERIRQYEIEYGKEAVENLLDASLAIQEHIDPSLLRPKLRWKREPEEANKKTRNERNSPYDDLWGLDRKAKEEAEPVKAPRKFPPEPEKDLLLFIMEYSNILDDWQRDVLTIIRDEMLYFWPQMETKIMNEGWATYWHMRILREMELTESETIEFAKLHSSVIQPSTTSINPYHLGLKILEDIEKRWDNPTKEEQERFGRKPGEGRAKIFEVRELESDISFIRNFLTKDLVSDLDLYMFGKQGNDWVVAEKQWEKVRDGLAGTRVNGGFPYVLVHDGDYLRSGEMYLKHHFEGLELDVKYVEKTLPYIYDLWGKSIHLESMVEDRQVLFTYDGKKVHRRFL, from the coding sequence TTGACCAACGACGAGCGCAAAGAACTGGAGCGATCCATTGACGAAATTACCGAGATCGCCAAAGGGTTCAATCTCGATTTTTACCCGATGCGATACGAGATATGCCCGTCTGACATCATTTATACATTTGGCGCATATGGAATGCCCACACGATTTTCGCACTGGAGTTTTGGAAAGTCCTTTTACCGGATGAAACTGCAATATGATCTGAATCTGAGCAAAATCTACGAGCTCGTCATCAACTCCAATCCATGTTACGCGTTTCTTTTGGACGGCAATTCCTTGATCCAAAACAAGCTCATTGTGGCTCACGTCCTTGCTCACTGCGACTTTTTTAAAAACAATGTGCGCTTCTCCAACACCAATCGGGATATGGTCGAAAGCATGGCGGCCAGCGGAGAGCGGATTCGCCAGTATGAGATCGAGTATGGCAAGGAAGCTGTGGAGAATTTGCTCGACGCGAGCTTGGCGATTCAGGAGCACATCGATCCGAGCTTGCTGCGTCCGAAGCTGCGCTGGAAACGAGAGCCAGAGGAAGCTAACAAAAAGACGAGGAACGAACGGAACTCCCCTTATGACGATCTCTGGGGATTGGACCGTAAAGCAAAAGAGGAAGCCGAGCCGGTAAAAGCACCACGCAAATTCCCGCCGGAGCCGGAAAAAGACCTATTGCTGTTCATTATGGAATACAGCAATATCCTAGACGATTGGCAGCGGGATGTGCTGACGATCATCCGGGATGAGATGCTGTATTTCTGGCCGCAGATGGAAACGAAGATCATGAACGAAGGCTGGGCCACCTACTGGCATATGCGCATCCTGCGCGAAATGGAGCTGACAGAATCGGAGACGATCGAGTTTGCCAAGCTGCATTCCTCCGTTATTCAGCCTTCGACGACGAGTATCAATCCGTATCATTTGGGTCTGAAAATTTTGGAGGACATTGAAAAGCGCTGGGATAATCCTACGAAGGAGGAGCAGGAGCGTTTCGGACGCAAACCAGGAGAGGGACGCGCAAAAATATTCGAGGTGCGCGAGCTGGAGTCTGACATCAGCTTCATTCGCAACTTCCTGACCAAGGACCTCGTCAGTGATCTGGATTTGTATATGTTCGGCAAGCAGGGCAACGATTGGGTCGTCGCGGAAAAGCAGTGGGAGAAGGTACGCGATGGTCTTGCGGGTACACGGGTTAACGGGGGATTCCCTTATGTACTCGTACACGATGGGGATTACTTACGCTCCGGCGAGATGTATTTGAAGCATCATTTCGAGGGCCTGGAGCTGGATGTCAAATACGTAGAAAAAACATTGCCTTACATCTATGACTTGTGGGGAAAATCCATCCACCTTGAATCGATGGTGGAGGATCGACAAGTGTTGTTTACGTACGATGGCAAGAAGGTACATCGCCGCTTTTTATAG
- a CDS encoding SDR family NAD(P)-dependent oxidoreductase — MQQVAIITGAGNGIGAAAAKLLAQHGVRVAVLDVHEEKAQLVAQAISQAGGQALSIRCDVGQRAQVEEAIQLVESHFGDITILVNNAGVGGPFHRVDEVSDEEWDWIMNTNLKSVFLFCRNLLPKMKERNYGRIVNIASIQGLLGSAHSSTYVASKHGMIGYTKTIAAEWGEHGITCNAICPGYVDTAMGVRPEDISDYMNRVIAKSPVKRVAQPVEIAQMIDHLVGPHSGYINGTSITMDGGISSHIGITDQLS, encoded by the coding sequence ATGCAGCAAGTAGCAATCATCACAGGAGCAGGCAATGGAATCGGGGCAGCAGCCGCAAAGCTTTTGGCTCAACATGGGGTACGTGTCGCTGTTCTTGATGTACATGAAGAAAAGGCTCAGTTAGTCGCCCAAGCAATCAGTCAGGCAGGCGGTCAAGCCTTGTCCATTCGCTGTGATGTCGGTCAACGAGCACAAGTAGAAGAAGCCATCCAGCTAGTAGAATCGCATTTCGGAGATATCACCATCTTGGTCAACAACGCCGGAGTTGGTGGTCCATTCCACCGAGTTGACGAAGTCTCCGATGAAGAGTGGGATTGGATCATGAATACCAACTTGAAAAGTGTATTCCTATTTTGCAGAAACCTGTTACCCAAGATGAAAGAAAGGAACTACGGGCGGATCGTCAACATCGCTTCTATTCAGGGCTTGCTCGGCTCAGCACATTCGTCCACCTACGTCGCTTCCAAGCACGGCATGATCGGCTATACGAAAACAATTGCTGCGGAATGGGGTGAGCACGGGATTACTTGCAATGCCATCTGTCCCGGATATGTGGATACCGCGATGGGCGTACGTCCGGAGGATATTTCGGATTACATGAATCGGGTCATCGCCAAAAGCCCGGTCAAACGCGTAGCTCAACCGGTGGAAATCGCCCAGATGATTGATCATCTCGTTGGACCGCATAGCGGATACATCAACGGGACGAGTATCACCATGGACGGCGGGATCAGCAGTCACATTGGAATTACGGATCAGTTGTCCTAG
- a CDS encoding SDR family oxidoreductase: MKLLNKVVVITGASRGLGFEMANVLAKEGAIVWATSRTAPHPSEIAHAEPGSVTNVQLDVTDEQSVLALFAQVQRLYGRLDVLVNNAGVGVFKPVEQTSLDEWENVFRTNVTGLFLCSREGYKVMKAHGGRIINISSVSGYIPIAENGVYGASKFAVQGFSQICNEEWKDDNVRVSTIFPGAVHTNMTEDRHFFDPSAMLVPKDVADTVLDIASRPLHVRIDEVKILPPKGVL, encoded by the coding sequence ATGAAACTACTGAATAAAGTCGTGGTCATCACAGGAGCCAGTCGGGGATTGGGCTTTGAGATGGCAAATGTTCTGGCAAAAGAAGGAGCGATCGTTTGGGCAACCTCTCGAACCGCGCCTCATCCGAGCGAAATTGCACATGCTGAACCGGGAAGTGTGACGAATGTACAGCTAGACGTGACTGACGAGCAAAGTGTCCTTGCCTTATTTGCGCAAGTACAAAGGTTATACGGACGTCTAGATGTCCTCGTGAACAATGCAGGCGTCGGCGTGTTTAAGCCTGTTGAACAAACAAGCTTAGATGAATGGGAGAATGTTTTTCGCACCAATGTAACCGGACTCTTTCTTTGCAGCCGCGAAGGATACAAGGTAATGAAAGCTCACGGAGGCCGTATCATCAATATCTCTAGTGTCTCAGGATATATTCCCATTGCGGAAAACGGCGTTTATGGTGCTTCGAAATTTGCCGTCCAAGGCTTTTCCCAAATTTGCAATGAAGAATGGAAAGACGACAATGTAAGAGTCTCCACCATTTTTCCCGGCGCCGTTCATACAAATATGACGGAGGACCGACATTTTTTTGATCCGAGTGCGATGCTCGTACCAAAAGATGTGGCAGATACCGTGTTAGATATCGCCTCCCGTCCCCTCCACGTTCGAATCGATGAAGTCAAAATCCTTCCGCCTAAAGGCGTTCTCTAA
- a CDS encoding 3-hydroxyacyl-CoA dehydrogenase family protein gives MEKHVAVIGSGVMGHGIAQLFALAGFRVSLYDLQEEFLLKARASIEHSLSLLVAEGVIADQSRVAALEHIVLTTDLQAAVSSAEIITEAIPEVVELKWELFEKLEHYAKPDAIIASNTSTFSIARLIEKATTPQRFIITHFFNPAQLVPLVEVVKHEKTALEVIQKTMQLMEEIGKCPVLLKKDVPGFIANRLQTALVREAFHLLAEGVADAAQIDTVMKNGIGFRWAFVGPIETADFGGLDTWKRVMDNLAPELNGSTKAPAIMEERVAEGNLGTKTGAGIYSYTDTAVSEKLRVRDEQFIRLGKMKRS, from the coding sequence ATGGAAAAGCATGTGGCTGTTATCGGATCAGGTGTTATGGGACATGGAATCGCGCAGTTATTCGCATTGGCTGGATTTCGTGTTTCTCTTTACGATTTGCAGGAAGAGTTTTTGCTGAAAGCGAGAGCTAGCATCGAGCACAGCCTTTCTCTTTTGGTTGCAGAGGGAGTGATTGCAGACCAGTCTAGAGTAGCGGCGCTCGAGCATATCGTCCTGACCACGGATTTGCAAGCGGCAGTATCTTCAGCTGAAATCATCACAGAAGCAATCCCAGAAGTCGTCGAGCTAAAGTGGGAGCTGTTTGAAAAGCTGGAGCATTACGCGAAGCCAGATGCGATTATTGCTTCCAATACGTCTACGTTTTCGATTGCGCGACTGATTGAAAAAGCTACGACTCCCCAACGCTTTATCATTACACATTTTTTCAATCCAGCCCAATTGGTTCCGTTGGTAGAGGTAGTCAAGCATGAGAAAACCGCGCTGGAAGTGATTCAAAAAACCATGCAGCTGATGGAAGAGATCGGGAAGTGCCCTGTTCTGTTGAAAAAGGATGTACCGGGCTTTATCGCCAATCGGCTACAAACAGCCTTAGTGAGAGAAGCTTTTCATTTGCTTGCAGAAGGTGTTGCAGATGCAGCCCAGATCGACACGGTGATGAAGAACGGAATTGGCTTTCGCTGGGCTTTTGTCGGGCCTATTGAGACGGCGGATTTTGGTGGACTCGATACGTGGAAGCGCGTGATGGATAACCTGGCGCCAGAGCTGAATGGTTCGACAAAAGCACCCGCCATCATGGAGGAACGGGTAGCAGAAGGCAATCTCGGCACCAAGACCGGTGCAGGTATTTACTCGTATACGGATACGGCTGTTTCAGAAAAGCTGCGTGTACGTGACGAACAGTTTATCCGCTTGGGGAAAATGAAGCGCAGTTGA
- a CDS encoding methyl-accepting chemotaxis protein has translation MKVNLRNWLRSYRTKLIITFLLILLVPSLVVGSLAYNQARQEIEKQIMDSADENVDLVNSIVSSTFEGKKKDADYLAKDITPGVKSADVQEEIMHHLDMYMGMHADVSSISLGTADGQYFRAPKQEIQAGFDPRTRDWYKRAMENKGTVVVTEPYISAVSGQVLVAVARTTEDGAGVICITVGIEQIKQLANSVSIGSDGDVIVVDSNKKYVVHPENQAGTVAQESFYDNLFQGETGQFTYEEQSIPKQIYYATNPATGWKIAGSMYLSEVEDAAEPIFEQTFWTIAICLVLGGLIVAAVLRSLLQSIQEVKVHAVRVSQGNLTDPIQVRSTDEIGELGHAFNTMQDNLRALISDVETRAEQVAASSEQLTASAQQTSIATEHVTTAVQEVAGSAEQQTSGIDQNVRSLQEIAEGVTRIVESVNVLSDTAQQTTVQAEEGGNFVAQVMSQMKSIHESVEQSDRMTKSLYDRSKEIGTISDVISGIAQQTNLLALNAAIEAARAGEHGKGFAVVATEVRLLAEQSQMSAKQISELITEIQRETKQSVDNMETVRLDVEAGLEVSEETIHKFEGIMESTRMTNPHIAEVSMIAQQILAAVQEVTATANVLVTIAKSNAETAEEVAASTEEQLASMQEISSSAQSLSSLAEELKVMLNKFTY, from the coding sequence GTGAAAGTTAACCTCAGGAATTGGCTTCGAAGCTATCGAACCAAACTCATCATCACATTTCTCTTGATTCTGTTAGTTCCTTCCCTTGTCGTTGGAAGCTTGGCTTACAATCAAGCGAGACAAGAAATTGAAAAACAGATCATGGACAGCGCCGACGAAAACGTCGATTTGGTCAACTCCATCGTAAGCAGTACGTTTGAGGGCAAAAAGAAGGATGCTGACTATTTGGCAAAAGATATCACACCTGGCGTGAAATCAGCTGATGTTCAAGAAGAAATCATGCATCACTTGGATATGTATATGGGCATGCATGCGGATGTGTCCAGTATCAGTTTGGGAACGGCTGACGGTCAGTATTTCCGCGCTCCCAAGCAAGAAATACAGGCAGGGTTTGATCCCCGGACGAGAGACTGGTACAAGAGAGCAATGGAAAACAAGGGGACGGTCGTCGTTACAGAGCCATATATTTCGGCGGTATCAGGTCAGGTTTTAGTAGCGGTAGCAAGAACGACAGAGGATGGCGCTGGGGTTATCTGCATTACAGTTGGGATTGAACAGATCAAGCAACTGGCAAACTCAGTCAGCATCGGTTCGGATGGAGATGTCATCGTAGTGGACAGCAATAAGAAGTATGTCGTCCACCCGGAAAATCAGGCAGGAACAGTGGCACAAGAGAGTTTTTACGACAACTTGTTCCAAGGAGAAACAGGACAATTCACTTACGAGGAGCAAAGCATCCCGAAACAGATTTACTATGCGACGAATCCAGCTACTGGCTGGAAAATTGCCGGTTCGATGTACTTGTCAGAGGTTGAGGATGCTGCAGAGCCGATTTTCGAGCAAACGTTTTGGACGATTGCGATCTGCTTGGTGTTGGGAGGACTCATTGTAGCAGCTGTTCTGCGTTCCCTTCTCCAGTCCATCCAGGAAGTGAAGGTACATGCCGTTAGAGTGAGCCAAGGGAATTTGACTGACCCGATTCAAGTACGGTCAACCGATGAAATCGGTGAGCTTGGCCATGCGTTTAATACGATGCAGGATAACCTGCGGGCGCTCATTTCAGATGTCGAGACTAGAGCGGAGCAAGTAGCAGCGTCTTCGGAGCAATTGACCGCGAGTGCGCAGCAGACGAGCATTGCAACCGAGCATGTAACGACTGCGGTTCAAGAGGTAGCTGGCAGTGCGGAACAACAAACGAGCGGAATCGACCAAAATGTTCGCTCCTTGCAGGAGATTGCGGAAGGGGTCACACGGATTGTAGAGAGTGTCAATGTGTTGTCGGATACGGCTCAGCAAACGACGGTTCAGGCAGAAGAAGGGGGCAACTTTGTCGCTCAGGTCATGAGTCAAATGAAGTCGATTCATGAATCGGTAGAACAGTCTGATCGCATGACCAAATCGCTCTATGACCGTTCGAAAGAAATCGGCACGATCTCGGATGTCATCAGCGGGATTGCCCAGCAGACGAATTTGCTGGCATTGAATGCAGCGATTGAAGCGGCGCGGGCTGGTGAGCATGGCAAAGGCTTTGCGGTTGTAGCTACAGAGGTGCGACTGTTGGCTGAGCAATCACAAATGTCGGCTAAGCAAATTTCTGAATTGATCACAGAGATTCAACGGGAAACCAAGCAATCCGTCGACAACATGGAAACAGTCAGACTGGATGTTGAAGCAGGCTTGGAAGTTTCGGAGGAGACGATTCACAAGTTTGAAGGCATTATGGAAAGCACCAGAATGACCAATCCACATATCGCAGAGGTTTCCATGATCGCACAGCAAATCTTGGCTGCTGTTCAGGAAGTAACCGCGACTGCCAATGTGCTCGTCACCATCGCGAAAAGCAATGCCGAAACAGCCGAGGAAGTAGCAGCCTCTACGGAGGAGCAACTCGCCTCCATGCAAGAGATCTCATCCTCCGCTCAATCCTTGTCGTCATTGGCGGAAGAGCTGAAAGTAATGCTCAATAAGTTTACCTATTAG
- a CDS encoding GRAM domain-containing protein has protein sequence MKLKRNESIVQENIAANLFRGREGVGGKLTITSERLYFQPHSHNNQTQPLELHLNDITAVEKRNTLFVIPNGMKIKMHNGQEHKFVVWKRAEIIGMIQDTKMKQKMTVIIKTR, from the coding sequence ATGAAACTCAAGCGAAACGAATCGATCGTGCAAGAGAATATAGCGGCAAACCTATTCAGAGGAAGGGAAGGAGTAGGTGGGAAGTTAACGATTACGAGTGAAAGACTCTATTTTCAACCACACAGTCACAATAATCAAACACAACCTCTCGAATTGCACTTGAATGATATTACGGCAGTTGAAAAGCGGAATACGCTATTCGTGATCCCAAATGGAATGAAAATCAAGATGCATAACGGGCAAGAGCACAAATTTGTTGTATGGAAACGGGCGGAGATCATTGGAATGATTCAAGATACAAAAATGAAGCAAAAAATGACGGTGATTATTAAGACGAGGTAG
- a CDS encoding TerC family protein, whose translation MTDYLLSLLQIIMINLVLSGDNAVVIALACRNLSPELQKKATFWGSFGAIGLRIILTFIAIWLLKIPFVQVVGGLLLIWIAVKLLKGEDEDSHIGGGASFVEALKTIIFADLIMSLDNVIAVAGAANGNLILVIIGLTISIPLIIWGSQLLMKLMNRFPIIVLLGAALLGYTAGEMIVGDKAVGSFLEGVMPSLHMILPVALAILVIVIGNYLKRKEKNALNKEVTNNHAETL comes from the coding sequence ATGACAGATTACTTACTTAGCTTACTTCAAATTATTATGATCAACCTGGTCTTGAGCGGAGACAATGCAGTCGTGATTGCTCTTGCCTGTCGGAACCTGAGTCCAGAGCTGCAGAAGAAAGCTACTTTTTGGGGGAGCTTCGGTGCAATCGGACTTCGGATCATCCTGACCTTCATTGCTATCTGGCTGTTGAAAATTCCGTTTGTCCAAGTCGTCGGAGGGCTTTTGCTCATCTGGATTGCGGTCAAGCTGTTAAAAGGTGAAGATGAGGACAGTCACATTGGTGGGGGAGCGAGTTTTGTTGAGGCACTCAAAACCATTATTTTTGCCGATTTGATTATGAGTCTGGACAATGTCATCGCCGTAGCTGGAGCAGCGAACGGGAACCTGATTTTGGTCATCATCGGTCTTACCATCAGCATTCCGCTCATCATTTGGGGAAGCCAGTTACTGATGAAGCTGATGAACCGTTTTCCCATCATCGTATTGTTGGGGGCGGCTTTGCTCGGATATACAGCAGGAGAAATGATTGTAGGAGACAAAGCAGTTGGCAGTTTCCTGGAGGGGGTAATGCCTTCGCTGCATATGATATTGCCAGTAGCATTGGCAATTCTGGTCATTGTGATTGGAAACTATTTGAAAAGGAAGGAGAAAAATGCGTTAAATAAAGAAGTGACAAATAACCATGCGGAGACACTATAG
- a CDS encoding LysR family transcriptional regulator: MEYRDWYILQTLYQEQNITKTAESLYLSQPALTKRLRQIEKEFGVQIVQRGSRGVHFTPQGEYLAKCADEMLLRLRNIKEHVLNMGGEVNGTLRLGVSNYFARYKLPMILKKFKEAYPNVEYKVMTGWSKDVYRSVYNQDVHVGFVRGSYNWSDQKHLLFEESVYVVSTEPIQIDDLPTLPRIDYETDPMLLALVDSWWTERFSQPPLIGMEVDKADTCSEMVANGLGYAILPRGVLNGKDDLHMIELTTAEGEPIKRSTWMFYHADSMELQMVKAFVGFIEQGEIAFID, translated from the coding sequence ATGGAATATCGCGATTGGTACATTCTCCAAACCTTGTACCAGGAACAAAACATTACAAAGACAGCCGAAAGCTTGTATTTATCCCAGCCTGCGCTGACGAAAAGACTGCGGCAGATTGAGAAAGAATTTGGCGTACAGATCGTGCAACGGGGGAGTAGAGGCGTTCATTTCACTCCTCAAGGCGAGTACTTGGCCAAATGTGCAGATGAAATGCTCCTCAGACTGCGCAATATCAAGGAGCATGTCTTGAACATGGGCGGCGAGGTCAATGGTACGCTCCGGCTGGGGGTTTCCAACTATTTTGCACGGTACAAGCTCCCGATGATCTTGAAAAAGTTTAAAGAAGCCTATCCAAACGTCGAGTACAAGGTAATGACCGGATGGAGCAAAGACGTCTACAGGTCTGTGTATAATCAGGACGTGCACGTAGGCTTCGTCCGGGGAAGCTACAACTGGTCCGACCAAAAGCACTTATTGTTCGAGGAATCGGTCTATGTCGTTTCCACGGAACCCATTCAGATCGACGACCTGCCCACTCTGCCGCGAATCGACTATGAGACGGATCCCATGCTGCTGGCATTAGTGGACAGCTGGTGGACGGAACGATTTTCCCAACCACCGTTGATCGGCATGGAGGTCGACAAGGCGGATACATGCAGTGAAATGGTAGCAAACGGTTTGGGGTACGCCATCCTTCCGCGAGGCGTGCTGAATGGCAAAGATGATCTGCACATGATTGAGCTGACCACAGCCGAGGGAGAGCCGATCAAGCGAAGTACCTGGATGTTTTATCATGCCGACTCGATGGAATTGCAAATGGTCAAGGCATTTGTGGGCTTCATAGAGCAGGGTGAGATTGCATTCATCGATTAA
- a CDS encoding AbrB family transcriptional regulator: MLLRILFTLLLGSLGGWLFATIHSPLPWLLGALVTTVICNMLGVKNLWIPRWFRQAGLTVIGITLGLRMTSEIVDTMTGHVGLMLITTILTILISLVNAWIFYKICRVDGITAIFSNIPGGLSEMVSVGQMAGGNQQVITIFHSIRAISVVLCTPYLVAFLPTHAAIQTATTEHVLGIGQTVMILVAGLIGALIASRCYIPAPFLLGALLVTALISMNTSLVGESPALPSILVQGAQIFIGVSIGLGFKREDIVKNRRFFLFGLMHSLFLFVMVIVLAIGISYVTATDIVTAILATVPGGLAEMSLTALATGADPLLVTAFHLFRLVLVLTLFSFGARAWTNYHSRIKQPKETSA, translated from the coding sequence ATGCTGCTACGCATTCTGTTTACATTGCTGCTCGGATCACTGGGAGGCTGGCTGTTTGCTACCATTCATAGCCCACTTCCTTGGCTACTCGGAGCGCTAGTTACGACAGTTATCTGTAATATGCTTGGGGTCAAAAATCTCTGGATTCCCCGCTGGTTTCGTCAAGCAGGATTGACAGTGATCGGGATTACCCTTGGTCTGCGAATGACATCTGAAATCGTCGATACGATGACGGGGCACGTCGGTTTGATGCTTATCACCACGATTTTGACCATCTTGATCAGTTTGGTGAACGCGTGGATCTTTTATAAGATTTGCAGAGTAGACGGGATAACGGCGATATTCAGCAATATTCCCGGTGGATTATCGGAAATGGTGTCGGTGGGGCAAATGGCGGGGGGAAATCAACAAGTCATTACGATTTTTCACTCGATCCGTGCAATCAGCGTCGTGCTTTGTACCCCTTATCTCGTGGCATTTCTACCTACGCATGCTGCCATACAGACGGCTACGACAGAACACGTGCTGGGGATTGGGCAGACAGTCATGATCCTAGTGGCTGGTCTCATTGGAGCGCTGATTGCGTCACGCTGTTATATACCCGCTCCGTTCTTGCTAGGTGCCTTGCTCGTGACCGCTTTGATTTCGATGAATACATCGCTTGTGGGAGAGAGTCCTGCGTTGCCAAGCATCTTGGTCCAAGGGGCCCAAATATTCATCGGGGTCAGCATCGGTCTTGGCTTCAAACGAGAGGACATCGTGAAAAATCGCCGATTCTTTCTGTTTGGTCTCATGCATTCCTTGTTCTTGTTCGTCATGGTAATTGTGCTTGCCATCGGCATTTCTTACGTCACTGCAACTGATATCGTGACAGCGATTCTGGCTACGGTGCCAGGTGGACTTGCCGAAATGAGCTTAACTGCCTTGGCGACAGGAGCCGATCCGCTCCTAGTGACGGCGTTTCATCTGTTTCGCTTGGTCCTTGTCCTTACACTGTTTTCCTTCGGCGCACGTGCATGGACCAACTACCACAGCAGGATCAAACAGCCAAAGGAGACCAGCGCTTGA
- a CDS encoding Bug family tripartite tricarboxylate transporter substrate binding protein: MKKSNKWTKWSGVLLTTAMALSLAACGGGGGQTASSGGASTYPEKPISVTAPSGAGGGLDKTARSLAKVMSATKLVDKTISVENKPGGGQAVGLADFVTQDKKNNYKLLLPSTPIVINNVKKEGNSPHSYKDMTPLAQLTKDYGAIVVAADSPYKDLKSLLDAIKADPTKVTVAGGSAPGSLDHLTFLMPAVKAGIDPKSVKYISYDGGGEAIASLLGGNADVLATDVSGSGEYLKSGKVRILGVSSPERLKGMFKDIPTYKESGYDTELINWRGVFGPKDMTPDAVAYWEQKLKAMTETPEWKAELEANGWDDGYKNGADFKSYLGEQEKMFKEILGLLGMAK, translated from the coding sequence ATGAAAAAATCAAACAAATGGACAAAGTGGAGCGGAGTACTCCTCACTACAGCAATGGCACTTAGCCTCGCAGCCTGTGGGGGCGGCGGTGGGCAGACGGCTTCCTCTGGAGGAGCTTCTACTTACCCGGAAAAGCCTATCTCGGTTACCGCACCATCGGGCGCAGGCGGAGGCTTGGATAAAACAGCGCGTTCCCTCGCAAAGGTGATGTCAGCAACGAAGCTGGTAGACAAGACCATTTCGGTCGAAAACAAGCCAGGTGGCGGACAGGCAGTAGGCTTGGCTGATTTCGTAACGCAGGACAAGAAAAACAACTATAAGCTCCTGCTACCCTCTACACCAATCGTGATTAACAATGTGAAAAAAGAAGGAAACAGCCCGCATTCCTACAAGGATATGACTCCGTTGGCACAATTGACGAAAGATTACGGCGCGATTGTCGTAGCAGCCGATTCTCCATACAAGGATCTGAAATCGTTACTAGATGCAATCAAAGCTGATCCAACCAAAGTAACAGTTGCAGGCGGCTCTGCTCCTGGCTCGCTTGATCACTTGACCTTCTTGATGCCAGCTGTCAAAGCGGGAATTGATCCGAAATCAGTGAAATACATCTCTTACGATGGTGGCGGGGAAGCGATCGCCTCTCTCTTGGGTGGCAATGCTGACGTACTGGCAACAGATGTATCCGGTTCGGGTGAATACTTGAAATCCGGCAAGGTCAGAATTCTGGGTGTTTCTTCCCCTGAGCGCTTGAAAGGAATGTTCAAGGATATCCCGACGTACAAAGAATCCGGTTATGACACGGAGCTGATCAACTGGCGCGGTGTATTTGGGCCAAAAGATATGACGCCAGATGCTGTTGCTTACTGGGAGCAAAAATTGAAAGCGATGACAGAGACTCCTGAGTGGAAAGCAGAGCTGGAAGCAAACGGCTGGGACGATGGCTACAAAAACGGTGCAGACTTCAAGAGCTACCTGGGTGAGCAAGAAAAAATGTTCAAGGAAATCCTGGGTTTGCTCGGAATGGCCAAATAA